One window of the Rosa rugosa chromosome 3, drRosRugo1.1, whole genome shotgun sequence genome contains the following:
- the LOC133739846 gene encoding flavonol synthase/flavanone 3-hydroxylase-like produces MDVERVQTLALRGLNELPAKFIRPTHEQPENSKALEGLTVPVISLAKRHDIVVKEVAEAASEWGFFLITDHGIPASLIEQLQKVGKEFFTLPQEKKEAYANDPANGKFDGYGTKMTKNLDEKVEWIDYFFHITAPPSKVNYEIWPKNPPSYREVNEEYSRAMLRVTDKLLELLSESLGLDKKVLKSHVGGDEIELEMKINMYPPCPQPQLALGVEPHTDMSALTLLVSNDVPGLQLWKDGNWVSVNYLTKAGAIFVHIGDQMEVLSNGKYKSVLHRSLVNKERLRMSWAVFVAPPHEAVIGPLPELLDEQNPAKYSTKTYAEYRHRKFNKIPQ; encoded by the exons ATGGACGTAGAGAGAGTTCAAACCTTGGCCTTGCGTGGGCTCAACGAGCTCCCAGCGAAGTTCATCCGCCCTACTCATGAGCAACCCGAGAACAGCAAGGCATTGGAGGGACTCACCGTGCCGGTGATATCCCTAGCTAAACGACACGACATTGTCGTGAAGGAAGTGGCTGAGGCAGCCTCTGAGTGGGGCTTCTTTCTCATCACTGACCATGGCATACCGGCTTCTTTGATAGAGCAGTTACAGAAGGTGGGCAAAGAGTTCTTTACGCTGCCACAGGAGAAAAAAGAGGCTTATGCAAATGACCCTGCTAATGGCAAATTTGATGGGTACGGGACCAAGATGACTAAGAACCTTGATGAAAAGGTTGAGTGGATTGACTATTTCTTTCACATCACTGCTCCTCCATCCAAGGTTAACTATGAAATCTGGCCTAAGAATCCTCCATCATACAG GGAAGTAAATGAAGAATACAGCAGGGCAATGCTGAGAGTAACAGACAAGCTACTGGAGTTGCTTTCCGAGAGTCTAGGCCTGGACAAGAAGGTACTGAAATCCCATGTCGGAGGTGACGAAATAGAGCTGGAAATGAAGATAAACATGTACCCGCCATGCCCGCAGCCACAACTGGCTCTTGGAGTTGAGCCTCACACAGACATGTCGGCCCTCACCTTGCTGGTTTCGAACGATGTTCCTGGTCTTCAGCTGTGGAAAGATGGCAACTGGGTTTCAGTAAATTACCTAACCAAGGCAGGCGCAATCTTCGTTCACATTGGTGATCAGATGGAGGTGTTGAGCAATGGCAAGTACAAGAGTGTTCTTCACCGGAGCTTGGTGAACAAGGAACGGTTGCGCATGTCGTGGGCTGTGTTCGTTGCGCCGCCGCATGAGGCGGTCATTGGGCCTCTGCCGGAGCTTTTGGATGAACAAAACCCTGCCAAATACTCTACCAAAACATATGCTGAATACCGGCACCGCAAATTCAACAAGATCCCACAGTGA
- the LOC133741006 gene encoding flavonol synthase/flavanone 3-hydroxylase-like isoform X2, which yields MQVERVQALALGRLNELPEKFIRPAHEQPLNTRAVEGIAVPVISLAKPHNVIVEEVSEAAAQWGFFLITDHGIPASLIEELQKVGKEFYMLPQEEKEAYANDPASGRFDGYGTRMTKNHDDKVEWIDYFFHHTAPPSKVNYDIWPKNPPSYGQVNEEYKKEMLKVTDKLLEVLSEGLGLDRKVLKSHMGDGEVELEMKINMYPPCPQPELALGVEPHTDMSALTLLVSNDVPGLQLWKDDNWVAVNYLPNAVFVNIGDQMEVLSNGKYKSVLHRSLVNKERLRMSWAVFIAPPHEAVIGPLTELVDEQNPAKYSTKTYGEYRHRKFNKIPQ from the exons ATGCAGGTAGAGAGAGTTCAGGCATTGGCCCTTGGCAGGCTCAACGAGTTACCGGAAAAGTTCATCCGCCCCGCCCACGAGCAGCCCTTGAACACCAGGGCCGTGGAGGGAATAGCCGTGCCGGTAATTTCCCTAGCAAAGCCACACAACGTCATCGTCGAGGAAGTTTCCGAGGCAGCTGCCCAATGGGGCTTCTTTCTGATCACTGACCATGGGATACCAGCTTCATTGATAGAGGAGTTACAGAAGGTTGGCAAGGAGTTTTATATGCTGCCACAGgaggaaaaagaggcctatgcaAATGACCCCGCTAGTGGCAGATTTGATGGGTATGGGACTAGGATGACCAAAAACCATGATGACAAGGTTGAGTGGATTGACTATTTCTTTCACCACACTGCTCCTCCATCGAAGGTTAACTATGATATCTGGCCTAAGAATCCTCCATCATACGG GCAAGTAAATGAAGAGTACAAGAAGGAAATGCTGAAAGTAACGGACAAGCTATTGGAGGTGCTTTCAGAGGGTCTAGGCCTGGATAGGAAGGTATTGAAATCTCATATGGGAGATGGAGAAGTGGAATTGGAAATGAAGATAAATATGTACCCGCCATGCCCACAACCCGAACTAGCCCTTGGCGTTGAGCCTCACACCGACATGTCCGCCCTCACCTTACTGGTTTCAAACGATGTTCCTGGCCTTCAGCTGTGGAAAGATGACAATTGGGTTGCTGTGAATTACCTGCCAAATGCAGTCTTTGTTAACATTGGTGATCAGATGGAGGTCTTGAGCAATGGTAAGTACAAGAGTGTTCTTCACAGGAGCTTGGTGAACAAGGAACGGTTGCGCATGTCATGGGCTGTGTTCATTGCGCCACCACATGAGGCTGTGATTGGGCCTCTGACGGAGCTTGTGGACGAGCAAAATCCTGCCAAATACTCAACCAAAACATATGGTGAATACCGACACCGCAAATTCAACAAGATCCCACAGTAG
- the LOC133741006 gene encoding flavonol synthase 1-like isoform X1, producing MQVERVQALALGRLNELPEKFIRPAHEQPLNTRAVEGIAVPVISLAKPHNVIVEEVSEAAAQWGFFLITDHGIPASLIEELQKVGKEFYMLPQEEKEAYANDPASGRFDGYGTRMTKNHDDKVEWIDYFFHHTAPPSKVNYDIWPKNPPSYGCDTHRQVNEEYKKEMLKVTDKLLEVLSEGLGLDRKVLKSHMGDGEVELEMKINMYPPCPQPELALGVEPHTDMSALTLLVSNDVPGLQLWKDDNWVAVNYLPNAVFVNIGDQMEVLSNGKYKSVLHRSLVNKERLRMSWAVFIAPPHEAVIGPLTELVDEQNPAKYSTKTYGEYRHRKFNKIPQ from the exons ATGCAGGTAGAGAGAGTTCAGGCATTGGCCCTTGGCAGGCTCAACGAGTTACCGGAAAAGTTCATCCGCCCCGCCCACGAGCAGCCCTTGAACACCAGGGCCGTGGAGGGAATAGCCGTGCCGGTAATTTCCCTAGCAAAGCCACACAACGTCATCGTCGAGGAAGTTTCCGAGGCAGCTGCCCAATGGGGCTTCTTTCTGATCACTGACCATGGGATACCAGCTTCATTGATAGAGGAGTTACAGAAGGTTGGCAAGGAGTTTTATATGCTGCCACAGgaggaaaaagaggcctatgcaAATGACCCCGCTAGTGGCAGATTTGATGGGTATGGGACTAGGATGACCAAAAACCATGATGACAAGGTTGAGTGGATTGACTATTTCTTTCACCACACTGCTCCTCCATCGAAGGTTAACTATGATATCTGGCCTAAGAATCCTCCATCATACGG GTGTGACACACACAGGCAAGTAAATGAAGAGTACAAGAAGGAAATGCTGAAAGTAACGGACAAGCTATTGGAGGTGCTTTCAGAGGGTCTAGGCCTGGATAGGAAGGTATTGAAATCTCATATGGGAGATGGAGAAGTGGAATTGGAAATGAAGATAAATATGTACCCGCCATGCCCACAACCCGAACTAGCCCTTGGCGTTGAGCCTCACACCGACATGTCCGCCCTCACCTTACTGGTTTCAAACGATGTTCCTGGCCTTCAGCTGTGGAAAGATGACAATTGGGTTGCTGTGAATTACCTGCCAAATGCAGTCTTTGTTAACATTGGTGATCAGATGGAGGTCTTGAGCAATGGTAAGTACAAGAGTGTTCTTCACAGGAGCTTGGTGAACAAGGAACGGTTGCGCATGTCATGGGCTGTGTTCATTGCGCCACCACATGAGGCTGTGATTGGGCCTCTGACGGAGCTTGTGGACGAGCAAAATCCTGCCAAATACTCAACCAAAACATATGGTGAATACCGACACCGCAAATTCAACAAGATCCCACAGTAG
- the LOC133741005 gene encoding G-type lectin S-receptor-like serine/threonine-protein kinase At5g35370: MGSFLFIPAVFLFFVAVSGISFTEFIYPPFSASHYQFIDNAGTFLSSRNGTFRAAMFNPDAQSNFYLSIIHEASNTVIWSANRDAAISSSGEMNLTVKGLGISDADGNPVWSTPALKSSVYALLLNEVGNLILLDQFNGSLWESFHYPTDTIVFGQELSVGSILASSSGATNFSTGDYKLVLSSSDVILQWHGQTYWKLSMDTRAYKNSNYVAEYMAINRTGLQLLGLNGTMVVIQVLLTPSDFQIAQLDPSGKFIVKSFSGSQWNQEFVGPIDGCRIPFFCGRIGLCTGSASTNPTCSSCPSTFHVSSQDNGGCLPNSPYSPPLPCNSTNNGSQLNSSAVSYIKLGNGMDYFSILFSEPVKYGVTLSICQELCSSNCSCLGVFYQNSSGSCYLLEDELGSIISNSNADVNDPLGYIKALAPTDSNNSNNPSSGKGNFPVAALVLLPFTGFSLLAALGFLLHGRRRRSKEKEIKLGSFDSRSSGDMDGFYIPGLPKRFDFEELEVATDNFKTLIGSGGFGAVYKGVLRDKTVVAVKKITNVGVQGKKDFCAEIAVIGNVHHANLVKLKGFCAQGRHRLLVYEYMNRGSLDRTLFGSGPVIEWQERLDIALGTARGLAYLHSGCDQKIIHCDVKPENILLQDHFQAKLSDFGLSKLLSPEQSSLFTTMRGTRGYLAPEWLTNSAISEKTDVYSFGMVLLELVSGRKNTLRLQSHNLNDSSSGGGQSSSSSGSGLVYFPLFALEMHEQGRYLELVDLRLEGRVTSEEVEKFVRVALCCVQEEPALRPNMNTIVGMLEGGIPLSQPNFDSLNFLRFIGRRFTEASMIEEGTERNDRVLYQESNSFPTRTTIGSRTCFSYVSSQEVSGPR, encoded by the coding sequence ATGGGATCCTTCTTGTTCATCCCTGctgttttcttattctttgtTGCTGTCTCTGGTATTTCTTTCACAGAGTTTATATACCCGCCTTTCTCTGCTTCACACTATCAATTCATTGACAACGCTGGTACCTTCTTGTCTTCTCGAAATGGGACATTCAGAGCTGCTATGTTTAATCCTGATGCTCAGTCCAACTTCTACTTGAGCATCATCCATGAGGCATCCAATACCGTCATCTGGTCTGCCAATCGCGATGCTGCCATCTCTAGTTCTGGTGAGATGAATCTCACGGTTAAAGGACTTGGCATTTCAGATGCGGATGGCAATCCCGTTTGGTCAACTCCAGCATTGAAGTCATCAGTGTATGCATTATTGCTGAATGAAGTAGGGAATCTAATCCTTCTTGATCAATTCAATGGTTCTCTTTGGGAAAGTTTTCACTACCCAACAGACACGATTGTTTTTGGACAAGAGTTATCAGTTGGGTCCATTCTGGCCAGTTCCAGTGGCGCAACAAACTTTTCAACCGGTGATTACAAGCTCGTACTAAGTTCTTCTGATGTGATACTTCAATGGCATGGGCAGACATATTGGAAGTTGTCAATGGATACACGGGCCTATAAAAACTCAAATTACGTAGCTGAATATATGGCTATCAACAGAACAGGTCTTCAGCTTCTTGGTCTTAATGGAACAATGGTCGTGATTCAGGTGCTCTTGACACCTTCTGACTTTCAAATCGCTCAGTTGGATCCCTCAGGAAAGTTTATTGTCAAAAGCTTTTCTGGTTCACAATGGAACCAGGAATTTGTGGGGCCAATTGATGGTTGTAGAATTCCATTCTTTTGTGGCAGAATTGGTTTGTGTACAGGCTCTGCATCCACTAACCCTACATGTTCATCATGTCCATCAACTTTCCATGTAAGTTCCCAAGATAATGGTGGTTGCCTGCcaaatagtccttattctccgCCATTACCCTGTAACTCAACCAATAACGGCAGTCAGCTGAATTCATCAGCCGTTTCATATATCAAGCTTGGCAACGGTATGGATTACTTTTCCATTCTTTTTTCCGAGCCTGTAAAATACGGTGTTACTTTGTCCATCTGTCAAGAACTCTGCTCTAGCAACTGCTCTTGCTTGGGAGTTTTCTATCAAAATTCGTCTGGTTCTTGCTATTTGCTTGAAGATGAGTTGGGGTCCATTATTTCAAATAGTAATGCTGATGTAAATGATCCATTGGGTTACATCAAAGCCCTTGCCCCAACAGACTCTAATAACAGTAACAATCCCAGTTCTGGAAAAGGAAACTTTCCTGTAGCGGCTCTGGTGCTTTTGCCATTTACTGGGTTCTCTCTGTTGGCAGCTCTAGGTTTTCTTCTGCACGGAAGACGGAGACGGTCAAAGGAAAAAGAGATAAAATTAGGGAGTTTCGACTCACGTTCTTCAGGAGATATGGATGGCTTCTACATCCCAGGATTACCTAAGAGGTTTGACTTTGAAGAACTTGAAGTGGCTACAGATAATTTTAAGACCCTGATTGGGTCTGGTGGGTTTGGTGCTGTCTATAAGGGAGTTCTACGTGATAAAACTGTCGTAGCTGTAAAGAAGATAACAAATGTAGGAGTTCAAGGGAAAAAAGATTTCTGCGCTGAGATTGCAGTGATTGGTAATGTTCACCATGCCAATTTGGTTAAATTGAAAGGGTTTTGCGCCCAAGGGAGACATCGCCTTTTGGTCTATGAATATATGAATCGTGGCTCGCTTGACCGGACACTTTTTGGTAGTGGACCAGTCATAGAATGGCAAGAGAGACTTGATATAGCTCTAGGGACAGCGCGTGGGCTCGCATACTTGCACAGTGGGTGTGATCAGAAGATTATCCATTGTGATGTCAAGCCAGAGAACATTCTCTTGCAGGATCATTTTCAGGCAAAGCTTTCAGATTTTGGCCTTTCAAAGCTTCTCAGTCCGGAACAATCCAGTCTATTTACAACTATGAGAGGCACACGTGGCTATCTCGCACCAGAATGGCTAACTAACTCTGCAATCTCAGAAAAAACTGATGTCTATAGTTTTGGAATGGTACTTCTAGAACTTGTCAGTGGAAGGAAAAACACACTAAGACTGCAAAGCCATAATCTGAATGACAGTAGCAGCGGTGGTGGTCAGTCATCATCGTCATCTGGGTCAGGACTTgtttattttcctttgtttgcACTAGAGATGCATGAGCAAGGGAGGTACTTGGAACTTGTTGATCTAAGACTGGAAGGACGGGTGACAAGTGAAGAGGTGGAGAAATTTGTGCGTGTTGCATTATGTTGTGTTCAAGAGGAACCAGCACTCAGGCCAAATATGAATACTATTGTTGGCATGCTGGAAGGTGGCATCCCTTTAAGCCAGCCAAATTTTGATTCGTTGAATTTCTTGCGCTTTATTGGACGTCGATTCACTGAGGCGTCTATGATAGAAGAGGGAACTGAGAGAAATGATAGAGTGCTGTATCAAGAGTCAAATTCTTTTCCTACGCGGACAACAATTGGCTCGCGTACTTGCTTTTCTTATGTCTCTTCACAGGAGGTTTCAGGCCCAAGATAG
- the LOC133738483 gene encoding small ribosomal subunit protein uS7, producing the protein MAAAVESAPVSQEQILPHNDVKLFNRWSFDDVQVSDISLQDYVGVAQAKHATYVPHTAGRYSVKRFRKAQCPIVERLTNSLMMHGRNNGKKLMAVRIVRHAMEIIHLLTDLNPIQVIVDAVVNSGPREDATRIGSAGVVRRQAVDISPLRRVNQAIYLLTTGARESAFRNIKTIAECLADELINAAKGSSNSYAIKKKDEIERVAKANR; encoded by the exons ATGGCAGCCGCCGTCGAATCAGCTCCTGTTTCCCAAGAGCAAATTCTGCCCCACAACGACGTCAAGCTCTTCAACCGCTGGAGCTTCGACGACGTTCAG GTGAGCGACATCTCCCTGCAAGATTACGTCGGCGTCGCTCAGGCGAAGCACGCCACCTATGTGCCTCACACTGCTGGCAGGTACTCGGTGAAGCGGTTCAGGAAGGCTCAGTGCCCAATCGTCGAGAGGCTCACCAACTCTCTCATGATGCACGGAAGAAACAACGGCAAGAAGCTGATGGCTGTTCGCATTGTCAGGCACGCTATGGAGATCATCCATTTGCTCACTGACCTCAACCCTATTCAGGTCATCGTCGACGCTGTTGTTAACAG TGGTCCTAGGGAAGATGCAACCCGAATTGGGTCTGCTGGGGTTGTGAGGCGTCAGGCTGTTGATATTTCTCCGCTCAGACGTGTCAATCAGGCCATTTATCTGCTGACTACCGGGGCTCGTGAGTCCGCTTTCAGAAATATCAAGACGATTGCAGAGTGCTTGGCTGATGAGCTGATCAATGCAGCTAAGGGGTCCTCTAACAG CTATGCTATTAAGAAGAAGGACGAGATTGAGAGAGTCGCCAAGGCCAATCGTTAA
- the LOC133737852 gene encoding uncharacterized protein LOC133737852, whose product MAIPLSYHASVDQQVWPHTSNGCYSVKSGYHLCCLTGNPLQSVHPHTSFQVDYTVLKWIWGFCATPKVKHFIWKAVSNALATGDNRHLYVTHNRRLLNILFSRALQPQKHAWIHQLITDWQSEPFNSSKFTEVAYLLWQLWKHRCDCIFHRKPPDPFVVVSRATAAAYEFSEANHKLSRIDNGTTSSLSLQLWEPPPPGIIKINADASWHLESLGGGIAALFRDSSGLLLHGVTKYVCTSSPLLAEALAFREALLHAHDLSLTDIIITSDSQGLIHAFSHSSHHSHWSIAPIVSDIRILADSFSNLNWSWTSRKANVAADHIATLTYRRVCPPTWVSQLPPSLQLILLSDVTSTEP is encoded by the exons ATGGCCATTCCACTCTCCTACCATGCATCTGTTGATCAACAAGTATGGCCTCACACGTCCAATGGATGCTACTCTGTCAAGTCCGGATATCACCTTTGTTGTCTCACCGGTAACCCTCTTCAATCAGTACATCCTCACACCTCTTTCCAAGTAGATTATACTGTTTTGAAATGGATCTGGGGTTTTTGTGCGACTCCCAAGGTGAAACACTTCATATGGAAAGCCGTCTCAAATGCATTAGCTACCGGCGATAATCGTCATCTTTATGTGACTCACAACCGGAGACTATTGAACATATTGTTTTCACGTGCTTTACAGCCACAAAAGCATG CTTGGATTCATCAACTTATCACAGACTGGCAATCTGAACCTTTTAATTCCTCGAAATTTACCGAGGTGGCCTACCTACTCTGGCAGTTATGGAAGCATCGCTGTGATTGTATTTTTCATCGCAAACCACCCGACCCCTTTGTTGTGGTTTCGCGGGCGACTGCCGCAGCCTACGAATTCTCTGAAGCTAACCACAAGTTGAGTCGCATTGACAATGGGACCACTTCATCATTGTCCTTACAGCTTTGGGAGCCACCTCCCCCTGGTATCATCAAGATAAATGCAGATGCTTCCTGGCACTTAGAATCACTTGGAGGTGGAATTGCTGCTCTCTTTCGAGACTCCTCTGGTTTGCTCCTCCACGGTGTGACCAAGTATGTTTGTACCTCTTCTCCACTGCTTGCGGAAGCCTTGGCTTTTAGAGAGGCTTTACTCCATGCTCATGATCTCTCTCTGACCgatatcatcatcacttcagaCTCTCAAGGTCTTATTCACGCCTTTTCGCACTCATCTCATCATTCTCATTGGTCTATAGCTCCTATCGTCTCTGATATCCGAATTTTGGCTGATTCTTTTAGCAACCTCAACTGGTCTTGGACCAGCAGAAAAGCCAATGTTGCGGCAGATCACATTGCTACGTTGACATACAGGAGGGTGTGCCCACCCACGTGGGTTTCGCAACTGCCTCCCTCCTTGCAACTTATTTTGCTTTCTGATGTTACCTCAACTGAACCTTAG
- the LOC133735915 gene encoding DIS3-like exonuclease 2, translating to MKAAVVEAVVDRVEDGDKEKKKRRPRNRRPKQNPSTSVSGSSVNELPPECLGNGTMENHVTTSLKQHHLGMNPPYEQGLTKASNLAFSSLPTMHIVESLDVQSPENQRLLPSDFGGKMFAKSCPEPAACGGSPGILTNKGSPPQHFEGYSQRKYFPPHWSMEDVNDALEKGDAFKALFRVNAHNRIEAYCKIDGVPTDVLIGGLAEQNRAVEGDIVAIKIDPLPLWTRMKGSAGACKSSAPVEDLNLTLEDTAVGYNCKGKAKVDEDCEYDSRTSYLLPERGSCSEESTYLRDSTHSEPIGQSCCDHVAGKYQLASDSSQAGSSTEQNVVKTPVERMCAIISSFPSKRPTGRVVAIIERSKRRDAVVGFLNVKKWISYREFCRKDMKKNKSLSYSDHEYIQMTPTDPRFPKMVVLVRNLPDAIKKRLENGDETIEKELVSARVDEWGEESLAPQALILHAFGHGTEVQPHIKAILFENAINSSEFSPESLSCLPRLPWEVPREEFQTRKDLRNLCIFTIDPSTATDLDDALSVENFSNGISRVGIHIADVSYFVLPDTPLDEEAQSRSTSVYMTHCKIPMLPSSLSENIGSLNPGAEKLSFSIFLDLNNAGDVVDRWIGRTVIRSCCKLSYEHAQDIIDGNFNSESFDTFKDGCPQIHGQFEWSDVIRSVKNLYEVSKTLKERRFSEGALQLDNSKVVILFDEYGDPYDSLFSERKESNFLVEEFMLLANRTAAEVISRAFPDSALLRRHPEPNMRKLKEFEAFCSKHGLELDTSSSGRFHQSLERIREKLKDDSVLFNILMNYATKPMQLATYFCSGELKHKENDWGHYGLAVPLYTHFTSPLRRYPDIVVHRTLAAAIEAEELYLEQQRLLNNLNRGDKFKMRCFTGVHFDKDAAESKESREALLAAAMKHRVPNTELLTDVAAHCNVRKLASRHVKDACDKLHIWSLLKKKEILLSEARVMGLGPRFMSIYIQKLAVERRINYDEVEGLMVEWLDATSTLVLSLGTDRRTFRRGSPGKWRALEDAALIVSPYDLQAEPSPAGKSSNEPSCNGCSLNGEVEPMVFPLTVRLLSTIPVVLHAVGGDDGPVDIGARLYMSSYLC from the exons ATGAAAGCCGCGGTTGTAGAAGCCGTCGTTGACAGGGTTGAAGATGGTgataaggagaagaagaagcggCGCCCCCGCAATCGGCGACCTAAGCAAAACCCCTCCACATCAG TATCGGGTAGTTCAGTTAATGAGTTGCCACCTGAGTGCTTAGGAAATGGAACAATGGAAAATCATGTAACCACATCCTTGAAGCAACACCACTTAGGCATGAATCCCCCATATGAGCAGGGATTGACTAAAGCATCTAACTTGGCTTTCAGTTCTTTGCCAACAATGCACATTGTTGAATCCCTTGATGTGCAAAGTCCCGAAAATCAACGTTTGCTCCCATCTGATTTTGGTGGAAAGATGTTTGCAAAATCGTGTCCTGAACCAGCTGCCTGTGGAGGGTCACCCGGAATCCTTACAAACAAGGGTTCCCCTCCTCAGCATTTTGAGGGCTATTCTCAAAGAAAGTATTTTCCTCCACACTGGTCCATGGAGGATGTTAATGACGCTCTAGAG AAAGGTGATGCTTTTAAAGCTCTGTTTCGCGTCAACGCACACAACAGAATTGAG GCCTATTGCAAAATTGATGGAGTGCCTACAGATGTTCTCATTGGTGGACTAGCTGAGCAGAATAGAGCT GTTGAAGGAGACATTGTTGCGATTAAGATTGATCCATTACCATTATGGACCAGGATGAAAGGATCTGCTGGCGCTTGTAAGAGTTCTGCACCAGTTGAGGATCTTAACTTAACTCTAGAAGATACTGCAGTTGGTTATAACTGCAAAGGTAAAGCCAAGGTAGATGAGGATTGTGAGTATGATAGTCGCACAAGTTATCTGCTTCCTGAGAGGGGATCATGTTCTGAGGAAAGCACGTATTTGCGTGACTCTACTCATTCAGAGCCAATTGGACAATCTTGTTGTGATCATGTTGCTGGAAAGTACCAATTGGCTTCAGATTCTTCCCAAGCAGGTTCTTCTACTGAGCAGAATGTAGTTAAAACTCCAGTCGAGAGGATGTGTGCCATCATCAGTTCATTCCCTTCAAAACGACCAACTGGAAGGGTTGTTGCTATCATTGAGAGGTCTAAACGTCGAGATGCTGTCGTAGGTTTTCTAAACGTTAAGAAGTGGATTTCTTACAGGGAATTTTGCAGAAAAGAcatgaaaaagaacaaaagtttGTCATACTCTGACCATGAGTACATCCAGATGACACCAACTGACCcaaggtttccaaaaatggtgGTCCTTGTGAGAAATCTGCCCGATGCAATCAAGAAAAGATTGGAGAATGGTGATGAAACAATTGAAAAGGAGTTGGTTTCTGCACGAGTTGATGAATGGGGTGAAGAAAGTCTTGCTCCACAAGCCTTAATATTACATGCTTTTGGACATGGAACTGAAGTGCAGCCTCACATTAAAGCAATCTTATTCGAAAATGCGATTAATTCATCTGAATTTTCCCCTGAATCACTTTCTTGTCTTCCTCGTCTCCCATGGGAGGTGCCTCGGGAGGAATTTCAAACTAGAAAGGATCTTCGAAATTTGTGCATATTCACCATTGATCCTTCCACTGCCACCGATCTGGATGATGCTCTCTCTGTTGAGAATTTTTCCAACGGTATTTCCAGAGTTGGTATCCACATTGCTGATGTGTCATATTTTGTGTTACCCGACACACCCTTAGATGAAGAAGCTCAATCTAGATCAACAAGTGTGTATATGACACATTGCAAAATACCTATGTTACCCTCTTCGCTTTCAGAGAATATTGGTTCGCTTAATCCAGGAGCAGAGAAACTTTCGTTTTCAATTTTCTTGGACCTCAATAATGCTGGGGATGTTGTTGATCGATGGATTGGCCGGACTGTGATAAGATCGTGTTGCAAGCTTTCTTATGAGCATGCTCAGGATATTATTGATGGCAATTTTAACTCTGAAAGTTTTGACACTTTCAAAGACGGTTGTCCTCAGATACATGGCCAATTTGAATGGTCGGATGTAATAAGATCTGTTAAGAACCTCTATGAAGTTTCCAAAACTTTGAAGGAGAGGAGGTTTAGTGAGGGTGCCCTTCAGCTTGATAACTCCAAGGTTGTTATTCTGTTTGATGAATATGGAGATCCATATGATAGTTTGTTTTCCGAAAGGAAGGAATCAAATTTTCTGGTGGAGGAATTTATGCTGTTAGCAAACAGAACAGCGGCGGAAGTCATATCTAGAGCTTTCCCTGACAGTGCACTACTGCGGAGGCACCCAGAGCCTAATATGCGCAAGCTTAAAGAATTTGAAGCATTTTGTTCGAAGCATGGTTTAGAGTTGGATACTTCTTCTTCTGGTCGTTTCCATCAGTCACTGGAGAGAATTAGGGAAAAGCTCAAGGATGATTCTGTTCTGTTTAATATTCTCATGAATTATGCTACAAAACCTATGCAGCTGGCTACTTACTTTTGTAGTGGGGAATTGAAACACAAAGAAAATGATTGGGGTCACTACGGATTGGCTGTTCCTCTGTATACTCATTTCACATCACCACTACGCCGGTATCCTGATATTGTAGTGCATCGCACACTAGCTGCTGCTATAGAGGCTGAGGAGTTATATTTGGAACAACAGAGATTGTTGAATAACTTGAACAGGGGAGACAAATTTAAGATGAGGTGTTTCACTGGTGTTCATTTTGATAAGGATGCTGCTGAATCTAAGGAAAGTCGGGAAGCATTATTAGCTGCAGCAATGAAGCATAGAGTTCCCAATACTGAGTTGCTTACTGATGTTGCTGCTCATTGCAATGTTAGAAAGCTGGCCAGTAGACATGTCAAGGATGCTTGTGATAAGCTCCACATATGGTCCCTGCTGAAGAAAAAGGAG ATTTTACTCTCAGAAGCAAGAGTAATGGGTCTGGGACCTAGATTCATGTCCATTTATATCCAAAAGCTTGCT GTTGAACGTCGAATTAATTATGATGAAGTTGAAGGCTTGATGGTAGAGTGGCTAGATGCTACATCCACATTGGTACTTTCTTTAGGTACTGATAGGCGCACATTCAGGAGAGGCAGTCCTGGTAAATGGAGGGCGCTTGAAGATGCGGCATTGATTGTTAGTCCTTATGACCTCCAAGCTGAACCTAGTCCAGCTGGAAAGAGTTCAAATGAGCCCAGCTGCAATGGTTGCTCTTTGAATGGTGAAGTTGAGCCCATGGTTTTTCCTCTTACAGTGCGTCTTCTTTCAACGATTCCTGTAGTACTTCATGCAGTTGGTGGGGATGATGGACCTGTTGATATTGGGGCAAGGCTGTACATGAGTTCATACCTCTGCTAG